A genome region from Mycobacterium sp. 3519A includes the following:
- a CDS encoding acyl-CoA dehydrogenase family protein — translation MTVSPGTGVDQAVIDMMGSVFAEYREHHARSDSVSCDRQLWSALDELGLIRLTGAEASGGSGAGWYESAELLSAAVRNGVRLPLAEHDLLACWLLEANGTPADTAIRTVSKVDANGRAAAVPWASTADRVVVVWRVGDGYRAADVDTDALRITPGANMIGEPRDNLEVDTETLVGEPVPVTVVAQLTLRSALIRAIQVCASLQEILELSVEHVTSRVQFGRPLSKFQAVQNQVADIAAEAALARAATEAALTAAVSSDWTAPNLEFLIAVARSCAGHAASVVVRNAHQVHGAIGTTREHRLHEFTRAALAWRSEFGSVRHWDAKVADSALAAGSAGLWNLITG, via the coding sequence ATGACGGTGTCGCCGGGCACTGGGGTCGACCAGGCGGTCATCGACATGATGGGCTCGGTCTTCGCGGAGTACCGGGAGCACCATGCGCGCTCCGATTCCGTGTCGTGTGATCGGCAATTGTGGAGTGCACTCGACGAACTCGGCCTCATTCGTCTCACCGGCGCCGAGGCGTCGGGCGGCAGTGGCGCGGGCTGGTACGAGTCGGCCGAACTCCTCTCGGCCGCGGTGCGCAACGGAGTGCGACTGCCGTTGGCGGAACACGATCTGCTGGCCTGCTGGCTGTTGGAGGCCAACGGGACGCCTGCGGACACGGCCATCCGCACCGTGTCGAAGGTCGACGCCAACGGCAGGGCGGCGGCAGTGCCGTGGGCGTCGACCGCCGACCGGGTCGTCGTCGTCTGGCGCGTCGGCGACGGGTATCGCGCCGCAGACGTCGACACCGACGCGCTGCGGATCACGCCGGGCGCCAACATGATCGGTGAACCACGCGACAACCTCGAGGTGGACACCGAGACGTTGGTCGGCGAACCGGTGCCGGTCACCGTCGTGGCGCAACTGACGCTCAGATCAGCTCTGATCCGCGCAATTCAGGTGTGTGCGTCGCTTCAGGAGATTCTGGAGTTGTCTGTCGAGCACGTGACGTCGCGTGTGCAGTTCGGCCGCCCCCTTTCGAAGTTCCAGGCGGTGCAGAACCAGGTCGCCGACATCGCGGCCGAAGCCGCGCTCGCGCGCGCCGCAACCGAAGCGGCACTGACCGCCGCCGTCAGCAGCGACTGGACGGCGCCGAACCTGGAATTCCTTATCGCCGTGGCACGATCATGCGCCGGCCACGCCGCATCCGTCGTAGTGCGCAACGCCCATCAGGTGCACGGCGCGATCGGTACCACCCGGGAACACCGATTGCACGAGTTCACCAGGGCGGCACTGGCGTGGCGCTCAGAGTTCGGCTCCGTCCGGCACTGGGACGCCAAGGTCGCAGATTCCGCGCTGGCCGCCGGTTCGGCGGGGCTGTGGAACCTGATCACCGGTTAG
- a CDS encoding polyketide cyclase — MSNEITLSEIQEFIAGFWYHYDQGHFDELAARIGDEMEYVSRSDSGACPFEELLAAELHGGAATLAWLTQHRNENPYPLRHHATNIFRTGIDGPVTRVRFYLYVNQITNNVPFDVSSGVVDVGIRRGDSGLVFTSMNVVLDAEDSIPFAEHAANA, encoded by the coding sequence ATGAGCAACGAGATCACGCTGTCCGAGATCCAGGAGTTCATCGCCGGGTTCTGGTACCACTACGACCAAGGCCATTTCGACGAACTCGCCGCCAGGATCGGCGATGAGATGGAGTACGTGAGCCGGTCGGACTCGGGCGCCTGTCCGTTCGAGGAGTTGCTGGCGGCAGAATTGCACGGCGGCGCGGCCACGCTGGCCTGGCTCACCCAGCACCGCAACGAGAATCCCTACCCCCTTCGGCACCACGCCACCAATATCTTCCGCACCGGCATCGACGGACCCGTGACGAGGGTCCGCTTCTACCTGTACGTCAACCAGATCACCAACAACGTGCCTTTCGACGTCTCCAGCGGTGTCGTCGACGTCGGGATCCGGCGCGGGGACAGCGGTCTGGTGTTCACTTCGATGAATGTCGTGCTCGACGCCGAGGATTCGATCCCGTTCGCAGAGCACGCCGCCAACGCGTGA
- a CDS encoding SDR family NAD(P)-dependent oxidoreductase, with amino-acid sequence MNAGDTFAGGVAVITGAGAGIGAGLARHASALGMTVVLADIDGAAAAALRDELNAAGGTAVDAQCDVREPEALEALAERTYRELGPVRLLVNNAGVEQFGYLWDTPIANWNKVVDINISGVFHGVRAFLPRMIETGSPAWVWNLSSIGGVAVVPLQAPYIVSKHAVLALTECLHLEIAHAGHDHIHVQAVLPGAVKSNIFESAGGVTAGDVAAAESQRDAMLDIKAEAMDPIEAAKLVFDQAADGRFYLLTQPEYVGSAMTERANVLAAQRAPQLRTKRRFDPAQNPR; translated from the coding sequence GTGAACGCCGGCGACACGTTCGCGGGAGGCGTCGCGGTCATCACGGGTGCGGGCGCGGGTATCGGGGCGGGCCTGGCCCGGCACGCCAGCGCATTGGGCATGACGGTGGTGCTCGCCGACATCGACGGCGCCGCGGCCGCCGCACTCCGCGACGAACTCAATGCCGCAGGCGGCACCGCAGTCGACGCGCAATGCGATGTGCGCGAACCGGAGGCACTCGAGGCACTCGCCGAGCGTACGTACCGCGAACTCGGACCAGTCCGGTTGTTGGTCAACAACGCCGGCGTGGAGCAGTTCGGCTACCTGTGGGACACCCCGATCGCGAACTGGAACAAAGTCGTCGACATCAACATCAGCGGCGTCTTTCACGGAGTGCGGGCATTTCTGCCCCGGATGATCGAGACCGGTTCACCGGCGTGGGTATGGAACCTCTCGTCGATCGGCGGGGTGGCCGTCGTCCCACTGCAGGCGCCCTACATCGTCAGCAAGCACGCGGTGCTGGCGCTGACCGAATGCCTGCATCTGGAGATCGCACACGCCGGCCACGACCACATCCACGTACAGGCGGTGCTGCCGGGCGCGGTCAAGTCGAACATCTTCGAGTCCGCGGGCGGCGTCACAGCAGGCGACGTCGCGGCGGCTGAGTCCCAGCGTGACGCCATGCTCGACATCAAGGCCGAAGCGATGGACCCCATCGAGGCCGCGAAGTTGGTGTTCGACCAGGCAGCCGATGGCAGGTTCTACTTGCTCACCCAACCCGAGTATGTCGGATCGGCGATGACCGAGCGCGCCAATGTCCTTGCGGCGCAACGTGCGCCGCAGCTGCGAACCAAGCGGCGGTTCGACCCGGCGCAAAACCCGCGATGA
- a CDS encoding alpha/beta hydrolase → MSVPPLDPDAAARVASFGPIAPMRRRGLAAVRDAIENAPLPDMPDIASVENCFAPGPAGPIPLRIYRPGAQTAAPVLVYFHGGGMVMGSNHSFEPLARTLASLTDAAVVAVDYRLAPECPPPAQFDDAYSATSWIADNADRLGLDATRLAVVGDSAGGSLAAAVALAARDHDGPAIFCQVLIYPGLDRDMGAQSITELTDAPMLSHDDICYMHELTDGAAGAPHDAYRIPAYASDLKGLPQAIVVTAECDPIRDWGERYANRLRDARVQVSVTRYPGAYHGFLMRSDATARGRLAVAEICALLRAKFDHPLDFGDIRVPITGHPPDQRHQPESQLG, encoded by the coding sequence ATGAGCGTTCCTCCGCTCGACCCCGACGCGGCGGCGCGCGTTGCGTCATTCGGCCCGATCGCACCGATGCGCCGGCGGGGGCTGGCCGCGGTCCGCGACGCCATCGAGAACGCACCGCTGCCGGACATGCCGGATATCGCGTCGGTGGAGAACTGCTTTGCGCCGGGACCGGCCGGACCGATCCCGTTGCGGATCTACCGCCCTGGCGCGCAAACCGCGGCGCCCGTGTTGGTGTACTTCCACGGTGGCGGAATGGTGATGGGATCCAACCATTCGTTCGAACCCCTCGCGAGGACTCTCGCGTCACTCACCGACGCCGCCGTGGTGGCGGTCGACTATCGGCTCGCACCCGAGTGCCCACCGCCTGCACAGTTCGACGACGCGTATTCGGCGACGTCATGGATCGCCGACAACGCCGACCGTCTCGGACTCGACGCAACACGGCTCGCGGTCGTCGGCGACAGCGCAGGCGGTTCATTGGCGGCAGCAGTGGCACTCGCCGCACGCGACCACGACGGCCCGGCGATCTTCTGCCAAGTGTTGATCTACCCGGGCCTCGATCGAGACATGGGGGCACAGTCGATCACCGAGTTGACCGACGCGCCCATGTTGTCCCACGACGACATCTGCTACATGCACGAGCTCACCGACGGCGCGGCGGGCGCGCCGCACGACGCTTACCGAATTCCCGCGTACGCCAGCGATCTGAAGGGGCTGCCGCAGGCGATTGTGGTGACCGCCGAATGTGACCCCATCCGCGACTGGGGGGAGCGTTACGCCAACCGGCTTCGCGACGCCAGGGTGCAGGTGAGCGTCACCCGTTATCCCGGTGCCTACCACGGCTTTTTGATGCGGTCGGACGCGACCGCGCGGGGCAGGCTGGCTGTGGCGGAGATATGTGCGCTGCTGCGGGCGAAATTCGACCATCCGCTCGACTTCGGCGATATCCGCGTCCCGATCACCGGTCATCCCCCAGACCAGCGGCACCAACCCGAATCACAATTGGGCTAA
- a CDS encoding SDR family NAD(P)-dependent oxidoreductase produces the protein MTGEEQPVAVVTGGSRGAGRGIADALLARGWRVYVTGRTVTATQGGIAVQLDHRDDDAVAALFTRVADESGRLDLLVNNAAAVHDELVNPKPFWDKPLELVDVLDVGLRSAYVASWHAAPLMVAAGHGLIAFTSSPGSVCYMHGPAYGAQKAGIDKLAADMAVDFRDTGVSTVSIWMGILLTEKLRAAFARDPQALAETAKHAETPQFTGYLIDALWRDPALDELNGQTVIGAELADRYGITDEGGRKPPSHRDMLGAPRTPSSVIVR, from the coding sequence GTGACCGGTGAAGAGCAACCCGTCGCAGTGGTGACGGGTGGTAGCCGCGGCGCGGGCCGCGGTATCGCCGATGCGCTGCTTGCCCGCGGCTGGCGCGTGTACGTGACCGGGCGGACAGTGACCGCGACGCAGGGCGGCATCGCCGTCCAACTCGACCACCGCGACGACGACGCCGTCGCCGCGCTGTTCACCAGGGTCGCTGACGAGAGCGGCCGACTCGATCTGCTCGTCAACAACGCCGCCGCCGTCCATGACGAGCTGGTCAACCCGAAGCCGTTCTGGGACAAGCCGCTTGAATTAGTGGACGTGCTCGACGTGGGACTGCGCTCGGCGTACGTAGCCTCGTGGCATGCGGCACCGCTCATGGTCGCTGCCGGCCACGGCTTGATTGCTTTCACGTCGTCGCCGGGTTCGGTCTGCTACATGCATGGACCCGCGTACGGAGCGCAGAAGGCGGGTATCGACAAACTCGCCGCCGATATGGCGGTCGACTTCCGCGACACCGGCGTGTCGACGGTGTCGATCTGGATGGGCATCCTGCTGACCGAGAAGCTGCGCGCCGCTTTTGCGCGCGACCCGCAGGCCCTCGCCGAGACCGCAAAGCACGCCGAAACCCCGCAATTCACCGGTTATTTGATCGATGCGCTGTGGCGCGACCCGGCCCTGGATGAGTTGAACGGTCAGACGGTCATCGGTGCCGAACTGGCCGACCGCTACGGCATCACCGACGAGGGCGGCAGAAAACCGCCGTCGCATCGGGACATGCTCGGCGCCCCAAGGACGCCGAGTTCGGTCATCGTCCGCTGA
- a CDS encoding ferredoxin translates to MAVRPDNRLADSPMVPVTCRRCGAEVLARKSTWDQTSVQWNADASARCLERRDADQLAGHGRGLFLACSALRDSLMAAAREGVLPIVDEAAGIAR, encoded by the coding sequence ATGGCCGTGCGGCCCGACAACCGACTCGCCGACTCGCCGATGGTGCCGGTCACATGCCGGCGGTGCGGCGCCGAGGTACTGGCGCGCAAGAGCACTTGGGACCAGACCAGCGTGCAATGGAATGCGGACGCTTCGGCACGGTGCCTTGAACGCCGCGATGCCGATCAACTCGCGGGCCACGGACGCGGGCTGTTCCTCGCGTGCTCGGCACTGCGGGACTCGCTCATGGCGGCGGCGCGCGAAGGCGTACTGCCGATTGTCGACGAGGCCGCAGGCATCGCGCGGTAA